From a region of the Ignisphaera sp. genome:
- a CDS encoding ribbon-helix-helix domain-containing protein, giving the protein MRIVTVKIPESYIEAIDELVRIGRYTSRSEVIRAAIRELLKKELWSSGNRVIEGKSNKSRVIEVIEDF; this is encoded by the coding sequence TTGCGTATAGTTACAGTAAAAATACCGGAATCATACATTGAGGCAATAGATGAACTTGTTAGAATAGGTAGGTATACCTCTAGATCAGAAGTCATTAGAGCAGCCATTAGGGAATTACTTAAGAAAGAGCTTTGGTCTAGTGGTAATAGGGTTATTGAGGGAAAAAGCAATAAAAGCAGAGTTATAGAGGTTATAGAGGATTTTTGA